Proteins encoded in a region of the Labrus bergylta chromosome 9, fLabBer1.1, whole genome shotgun sequence genome:
- the f8 gene encoding coagulation factor VIII isoform X1, giving the protein MTATLLLPPLLLLLLCCSAGEAQQSAAAVRDYYVAAVEIGWDYIHLDEVDPTSEQRTRPKDIPQKYIKAVYREYTDSTYTVPKPRAAWTGIQGPVIEAKAGDRVVVHFKNLASQPYSISPVGIRYWKQFEGAGYDDSSAGPEKEDDAVPPGGYYEYVWDISGKDGPTIGDPECLTYSYSSQVDPVRDVNTGLIGALLICKASAFSEDGQRRNPAYVLLFVVFDETKSWYGEVGERRSREKFKRSPERKEYHTINGYVNSTLPGLKVCQGRKNVLWHLIGMGTASEIHSIQFQDHTLQVLTHRKATVEVTPMSFITAELRPATVGRFLISCQIHAHRYDGMNALFMVEKCPEPAVLPGPDLRNAKYNDGDPSDEDGDDLGGGSLFNTISFQKPQVQARTNRGEQSRTWQHYIAVEEVTWDYAGHLTPTDSEMQSVYLPEAPHHLGYRYKKVAYVEYTDGTFTQRKNTKTTLLGPLLKGKVNDQIHITFKNMADRPFNIYPNSLTQISPLDKSTNEKDLRSMGVPPNGTFSYVWRLTINDGPLKGDPECLSHLYQSTVNPERDLASGLVGTLLICKQGAIDTRGRLFGPDKEWSVTFAVFDENRSWYLNDNMQNSSKNSYNTMDPEFYNSNVIYSVNGIMFSGRQFAILKTDVTFWLVSYVGTQSDFLSVYFTGNRFQYQGLHQSVLTLFPMTGVTLTMEPEVMGEWEIIAFDSRLKNRGMSIRYSVLHSSAGDLPLVDHDEDEDISAYFDQLMPRSRRSHEGTVMVQECKNNTQTVNTSSLNVTETEGTVGQSGTQPKEVTVTSLEDGGIPLHILEEIDRDGEWTESKNGTEPRGESGGRQRRHTEGNWTDGDISSGASEDGSTAIEIGDPTMGNGTDSSDEVKQEEISSQNGTKGELEESNEILQNINLLLDRNNRNTNLDEIHQNHITAALQPVEYNITAENNYTAGIDLSLEYDDYSQEVKSTADEFGTDYVDLRSGEKRDETYYIAAEEISWDYGIRKPHQLIKPGEMRRGMRKFLPEYKKVVFRAYWDEKFERPIGRGEFQEHLGIMGPTIRAEINERFTVLFKNKASRPYSFHLQGVYDHGHGVGITQTHSPTAPTGVPGEPVPPGEARTYNWRVTRKQGPSDSEFDCKAGAYYSTVDKERDLHSGLIGPLVICKPNTLNRQKIQPDIQEFSLLFHTFDETKSWYMEENLQQHCVPPCQVDTEDPWYHISNKFSAINGYVAETLPGLLVEQHKQVRWHLLNVGGDGEHHAVHFHGLSFTVHTKVAHRMGIYNLFPGVFGTVEMRPPTLGTWLVECNIGEYQLAGMRAKLLVYKQTGCLMPLGIKSGRIEDSHMTASDYKDSWQPALARLDQSGYINAWMGRNDNSWLQVDLQRPTLLHGVQTQGVRARLRDHFIRIFRISYSLDQETWSTYRGNNTKQAHRFRGNLDSSTVTQNLFIPPFLARYVRIHPVDYKQRPALRLELLGCDLNSCSQSFGLQKREFLDERFNASSTYSSLLRSWSPHFARLHLEGSTNAWRPENNNPHEWLQVNLGNVKRITGVITQGARSLLTQMMVTEFSVTVSRDGSSWSSVLEESSQREKIFPGNNSPDEEAFNVFEPALFGQYLRIHPRGWINGIALRLELLGCDTQQ; this is encoded by the exons ATGACGGCGACCCTCCTCctgccgccgctgctgctgctgctgctctgctgctccGCCGGAGAAGCTCAACAAAGCGCCGCCGCTGTCAGAGATTATTATGTAGCAGCTGTAGAGATCGGCTGGGACTACATCCACCTGGACGAAGTAGACCCAACGTCCGAGCAAAG gaCAAGACCTAAAGATATTCCTCAAAAGTACATCAAGGCGGTGTACAGAGAGTACACAGATTCAACATACACTGTCCCAAAGCCAAGGGCAGCATGGACAG GCATTCAAGGCCCTGTGATCGAGGCCAAGGCCGGTGACAGGGTGGTGGTCCACTTCAAAAACCTGGCCTCTCAGCCGTACAGTATCAGCCCAGTGGGGATCCGCTACTGGAAACAGTTTGAAG GAGCCGGATATGATGACTCCTCAGCAGGTCCGGAGAAGGAGGATGATGCCGTCCCTCCTGGAGGATACTATGAGTACGTGTGGGACATCAGTGGCAAAGACGGTCCGACCATCGGTGATCCAGAGTGTCTCACCTACTCTTACTCATCCCAGGTGGACCCTGTCCGTGATGTCAACACCGGACTCATCGGTGCCCTGCTTATCTGCAAAGCAA GTGCCTTCTCTGAAGATGGCCAGAGGAGAAATCCAGCATATGTCctgctgtttgttgtgttcGATGAGACAAAAAGCTGGTACGGGGAGGTAGGTGAGAGaaggagcagagagaagttCAAGAGGAGCCCTGAGAGGAAAGAATACCACACCATCAATGGATATGTCAACTCAACATTACCGG GTTTGAAAGTGTGTCAGGGTCGTAAAAATGTCTTATGGCATCTGATTGGGATGGGCACAGCTTCAGAAATCCACTCCATTCAGTTTCAGGATCACACCTTGCAG GTGTTGACGCATCGTAAAGCCACTGTGGAAGTGACCCCTATGTCATTCATCACTGCAGAACTGAGACCTGCTACTGTCGGCCGCTTTCTCATCAGCTGTCAGATACATGCTCACCGCTATG ATGGTATGAATGCTTTGTTCATGGTGGAGAAATGCCCTGAGCCTGCCGTTCTGCCGGGACCTGACCTACGTAACGCCAAATACAATGACGGCGACCCCAGTGACGAAGACGGTGATGACCTCGGTGGTGGCAGTTTATTCAACACCATAAGCTTTCAAAAACCACAAGTGCAAGCCAGAACAAACCGAGGAGAGCAGTCTAGAACCTGGCAACACTACATCGCTGTTGAAGAGGTCACCTGGGACTACGCTGGTCATCTCACACCCACAGACAG TGAGATGCAGTCTGTATATTTGCCTGAAGCTCCACATCACCTAGGCTACAGGTATAAAAAGGTGGCTTATGTGGAATACACAGACGGAACTTTCACTCAGCGGAAAAATACTAAAACAACACTGCTGGGTCCACTTCTAAAGGGAAAAGTCAACGATCAAATCCAT ATCACTTTCAAAAACATGGCTGATCGTCCTTTCAATATCTACCCCAATAGCCTTACCCAGATATCTCCACTGGACAAATCTACGAATG AGAAGGACCTGCGCTCAATGGGAGTTCCTCCTAACGGGACGTTTAGTTATGTTTGGAGGCTTACAATAAATGATGGGCCCTTGAAGGGAGACCCCGAGTGTCTGAGTCATCTGTATCAGAGCACCGTCAACCCGGAGAGGGACTTGGCCTCTGGGCTGGTGGGCACCCTGCTCATCTGCAAGCAAGGAGCCATAGACACCAGAGGACGTCTG TTTGGCCCAGATAAAGAGTGGAGCGTGACATTTGCAGTGTTTGACGAAAACAGAAGTTGGTACTTAAACGATAACATGCAGAATTCCAGCAAAAACTCCTACAACACAATGGACCCTGAATTCTACAACTCAAATGTCATTTACA GCGTGAACGGCATCATGTTCAGCGGACGTCAGTTTGCTATTCTTAAAACTGACGTTACCTTCTGGCTCGTGTCATATGTGGGCACCCAGAGTGACTTCCTCTCCGTTTACTTCACTGGAAACCGCTTTCAGTACCAAGGCCTCCACCAGTCAGTCCTCACCCTCTTCCCCATGACTGGAGTGACTCTTACCATGGAACCCGAGGTGATGG GTGAGTGGGAAATCATTGCCTTCGATAGCAGACTGAAAAACCGTGGTATGAGCATTCGTTACTCTGTCCTTCACTCCAGTGCCGGAGACCTCCCTCTAGTCGACCATGACGAGGATGAAGACATTTCTGCATATTTCGATCAGCTCATGCCGAGGAGCAGAAGATCTCATGAAGGCACAGTGATGGTTCAAGAGTGCAAAAACAATACTCAAACAGTAAACACTTCTAGTCTTAATGTCACTGAAACTGAGGGAACTGTAGGACAGTCAGGGACTCAGCCGAAGGAAGTGACTGTGACATCATTGGAAGACGGAGGGATCCCGCTGCATATCTTGGAGGAAATCGACAGAGACGGAGAGTGGACTGAGTCTAAGAATGGGACTGAACCCAGAGGAGAAAGTGGTGGCAGACAGAGAAGACACACTGAAGGCAACTGGACAGATGGAGATATCAGTTCTGGAGCCTCTGAGGATGGAAGTACTGCTATAGAGATTGGAGATCCTACTATGGGAAATGGAACCGACAGCAGTGATGAGGTAAAACAAGAGGAAATAAGTTCACAGAATGGGACAAAGGGGGAGCTTGAAGAGAGCAACGAGATCTTACAGAACATTAATCTGCTGCTGGACAGGAATAATAGAAACACAAATTTAGACGAAATACATCAGAACCACATAACAGCGGCTCTGCAGCCTGTGGAATACAACATCACTGCGGAGAACAATTACACAGCAGGGATTGATCTGTCTCTAGAGTATGACGACTACAGCCAAGAG GTAAAAAGCACAGCAGATGAATTTGGCACAGACTACGTAGATCTGCGctctggagagaagagagatgaaACTTACTACATCGCGGCAGAGGAGATCTCATGGGACTACGGCATCAGAAAACCACATCAGCTCATCAAACCCGG AGAGATGCGTCGTGGGATGAGAAAATTCCTGCCAGAGTATAAGAAAGTTGTGTTTCGAGCCTATTGGGATGAAAAGTTTGAGCGTCCCATAGGCAGAGGAGAGTTCCAGGAACACCTGGGGATCATGGGACCTACTATCAGAGCTGAGATTAATGAACGCTTCACT GTGCTCTTTAAGAACAAGGCATCCAGGCCTTACTCCTTTCATCTTCAAGGAGTCTATGATCATGGCCATGGAGTAGGCATCACCCAAACCCACTCTCCCACAGCTCCAACCGGGGTCCCAGGAGAGCCTGTGCCTCCTGGGGAGGCACGGACCTACAACTGGAGAGTCACCAGAAAGCAAGGGCCGTCTGACAGTGAATTTGATTGCAAAGCAGGAGCTTACTACTCCACTGTGGACAAG GAGAGGGACCTTCATTCAGGTTTGATTGGTCCTCTGGTGATCTGTAAACCCAACACCCTCAATCGTCAGAAAATACAGCCAGACATCCAGGAGTTCTCTCTTCTTTTCCACACATTTGATGAAACTAAGAGCTGGTACATGGAGGAGAACCTGCAGCAGCACTGTGTTCCCCCCTGTCAGGTCGACACTGAGGACCCCTGGTACCACATCAGTAATAAGTTTTCAG CAATAAATGGTTATGTGGCAGAGACACTCCCTGGTCTGTTGGTTGAGCAGCACAAGCAGGTCCGGTGGCACCTCCTGAACGTAGGAGGTGATGGAGAACACCACGCTGTTCACTTCCATGGTTTATCTTTCACTGTTCACACTAAAGTGGCACACCGTATGGGCATCTACAATCTCTTCCctg GGGTGTTTGGCACGGTGGAGATGAGACCACCCACACTTGGCACCTGGCTGGTGGAGTGCAATATAGGAGAGTACCAGCTGGCTGGCATGAGAGCTAAACTTCTGGTCTATAAACAAA CAGGATGTTTGATGCCTCTGGGGATTAAATCAGGACGCATTGAGGATTCCCATATGACAGCATCAGATTATAAAG ATAGCTGGCAGCCAGCACTTGCAAGACTGGATCAGTCCGGTTATATCAACGCCTGGATGGGCAGGAACGATAATTCATGGTTACAG GTGGACCTTCAGAGGCCTACCCTGCTGCATGGTGTGCAGACGCAGGGAGTCAGGGCCAGGCTGAGGGACCACTTCATCAGAATCTTCAGAATTTCCTACAGTCTGGACCAAGAGACCTGGTCCACTTACAGAGGAAACAATACAAAGCAGGCACAT AGATTTCGTGGCAACTTGGACAGctccacagtgacacaaaaccTTTTCATTCCACCCTTTCTGGCTCGCTATGTCAGGATTCATCCAGTAGACTATAAGCAAAGGCCTGCTCTCAGGCTGGAGTTGCTGGGCTGCGATCTAAACA GCTGCTCTCAGTCGTTCGGGCTTCAGAAGCGTGAATTTCTTGACGAACGCTTTAACGCCTCTTCAACTTATTCATCTCTACTGCGTAGCTGGAGCCCCCACTTCGCTCGTCTGCATCTGGAAGGTAGCACCAACGCCTGGAGGCCGGAG AACAACAACCCCCATGAGTGGCTGCAGGTTAACTTGGGGAACGTAAAACGCATCACAGGGGTCATAACGCAAGGAGCCCGATCACTGTTGACCCAAATGATGGTGACAGAGTTCTCTGTCACTGTTAGCCGTGACGGAAGCTCGTGGAGCAGTGTGTTAGAGGAGAGCTCCCAAAGAGAAAAG ATCTTCCCAGGAAACAACAGCCCAGATGAGGAAGCTTTCAATGTATTTGAACCGGCTCTGTTCGGCCAATATCTCCGTATCCACCCCCGGGGCTGGATCAATGGCATCGCCCTGCGCCTCGAGTTGCTGGGCTGTGACACACAGCAGTGA
- the f8 gene encoding coagulation factor VIII isoform X2 — MTATLLLPPLLLLLLCCSAGEAQQSAAAVRDYYVAAVEIGWDYIHLDEVDPTSEQRTRPKDIPQKYIKAVYREYTDSTYTVPKPRAAWTGIQGPVIEAKAGDRVVVHFKNLASQPYSISPVGIRYWKQFEGAGYDDSSAGPEKEDDAVPPGGYYEYVWDISGKDGPTIGDPECLTYSYSSQVDPVRDVNTGLIGALLICKASAFSEDGQRRNPAYVLLFVVFDETKSWYGEVGERRSREKFKRSPERKEYHTINGYVNSTLPGLKVCQGRKNVLWHLIGMGTASEIHSIQFQDHTLQVLTHRKATVEVTPMSFITAELRPATVGRFLISCQIHAHRYDGMNALFMVEKCPEPAVLPGPDLRNAKYNDGDPSDEDGDDLGGGSLFNTISFQKPQVQARTNRGEQSRTWQHYIAVEEVTWDYAGHLTPTDSEMQSVYLPEAPHHLGYRYKKVAYVEYTDGTFTQRKNTKTTLLGPLLKGKVNDQIHITFKNMADRPFNIYPNSLTQISPLDKSTNEKDLRSMGVPPNGTFSYVWRLTINDGPLKGDPECLSHLYQSTVNPERDLASGLVGTLLICKQGAIDTRGRLFGPDKEWSVTFAVFDENRSWYLNDNMQNSSKNSYNTMDPEFYNSNVIYSVNGIMFSGRQFAILKTDVTFWLVSYVGTQSDFLSVYFTGNRFQYQGLHQSVLTLFPMTGVTLTMEPEVMGEWEIIAFDSRLKNRGMSIRYSVLHSSAGDLPLVDHDEDEDISAYFDQLMPRSRRSHEGTVMVQECKNNTQTVNTSSLNVTETEGTVGQSGTQPKEVTVTSLEDGGIPLHILEEIDRDGEWTESKNGTEPRGESGGRQRRHTEGNWTDGDISSGASEDGSTAIEIGDPTMGNGTDSSDEVKQEEISSQNGTKGELEESNEILQNINLLLDRNNRNTNLDEIHQNHITAALQPVEYNITAENNYTAGIDLSLEYDDYSQEVKSTADEFGTDYVDLRSGEKRDETYYIAAEEISWDYGIRKPHQLIKPGEMRRGMRKFLPEYKKVVFRAYWDEKFERPIGRGEFQEHLGIMGPTIRAEINERFTVLFKNKASRPYSFHLQGVYDHGHGVGITQTHSPTAPTGVPGEPVPPGEARTYNWRVTRKQGPSDSEFDCKAGAYYSTVDKERDLHSGLIGPLVICKPNTLNRQKIQPDIQEFSLLFHTFDETKSWYMEENLQQHCVPPCQVDTEDPWYHISNKFSAINGYVAETLPGLLVEQHKQVRWHLLNVGGDGEHHAVHFHGLSFTVHTKVAHRMGIYNLFPGVFGTVEMRPPTLGTWLVECNIGEYQLAGMRAKLLVYKQRCLMPLGIKSGRIEDSHMTASDYKDSWQPALARLDQSGYINAWMGRNDNSWLQVDLQRPTLLHGVQTQGVRARLRDHFIRIFRISYSLDQETWSTYRGNNTKQAHRFRGNLDSSTVTQNLFIPPFLARYVRIHPVDYKQRPALRLELLGCDLNSCSQSFGLQKREFLDERFNASSTYSSLLRSWSPHFARLHLEGSTNAWRPENNNPHEWLQVNLGNVKRITGVITQGARSLLTQMMVTEFSVTVSRDGSSWSSVLEESSQREKIFPGNNSPDEEAFNVFEPALFGQYLRIHPRGWINGIALRLELLGCDTQQ; from the exons ATGACGGCGACCCTCCTCctgccgccgctgctgctgctgctgctctgctgctccGCCGGAGAAGCTCAACAAAGCGCCGCCGCTGTCAGAGATTATTATGTAGCAGCTGTAGAGATCGGCTGGGACTACATCCACCTGGACGAAGTAGACCCAACGTCCGAGCAAAG gaCAAGACCTAAAGATATTCCTCAAAAGTACATCAAGGCGGTGTACAGAGAGTACACAGATTCAACATACACTGTCCCAAAGCCAAGGGCAGCATGGACAG GCATTCAAGGCCCTGTGATCGAGGCCAAGGCCGGTGACAGGGTGGTGGTCCACTTCAAAAACCTGGCCTCTCAGCCGTACAGTATCAGCCCAGTGGGGATCCGCTACTGGAAACAGTTTGAAG GAGCCGGATATGATGACTCCTCAGCAGGTCCGGAGAAGGAGGATGATGCCGTCCCTCCTGGAGGATACTATGAGTACGTGTGGGACATCAGTGGCAAAGACGGTCCGACCATCGGTGATCCAGAGTGTCTCACCTACTCTTACTCATCCCAGGTGGACCCTGTCCGTGATGTCAACACCGGACTCATCGGTGCCCTGCTTATCTGCAAAGCAA GTGCCTTCTCTGAAGATGGCCAGAGGAGAAATCCAGCATATGTCctgctgtttgttgtgttcGATGAGACAAAAAGCTGGTACGGGGAGGTAGGTGAGAGaaggagcagagagaagttCAAGAGGAGCCCTGAGAGGAAAGAATACCACACCATCAATGGATATGTCAACTCAACATTACCGG GTTTGAAAGTGTGTCAGGGTCGTAAAAATGTCTTATGGCATCTGATTGGGATGGGCACAGCTTCAGAAATCCACTCCATTCAGTTTCAGGATCACACCTTGCAG GTGTTGACGCATCGTAAAGCCACTGTGGAAGTGACCCCTATGTCATTCATCACTGCAGAACTGAGACCTGCTACTGTCGGCCGCTTTCTCATCAGCTGTCAGATACATGCTCACCGCTATG ATGGTATGAATGCTTTGTTCATGGTGGAGAAATGCCCTGAGCCTGCCGTTCTGCCGGGACCTGACCTACGTAACGCCAAATACAATGACGGCGACCCCAGTGACGAAGACGGTGATGACCTCGGTGGTGGCAGTTTATTCAACACCATAAGCTTTCAAAAACCACAAGTGCAAGCCAGAACAAACCGAGGAGAGCAGTCTAGAACCTGGCAACACTACATCGCTGTTGAAGAGGTCACCTGGGACTACGCTGGTCATCTCACACCCACAGACAG TGAGATGCAGTCTGTATATTTGCCTGAAGCTCCACATCACCTAGGCTACAGGTATAAAAAGGTGGCTTATGTGGAATACACAGACGGAACTTTCACTCAGCGGAAAAATACTAAAACAACACTGCTGGGTCCACTTCTAAAGGGAAAAGTCAACGATCAAATCCAT ATCACTTTCAAAAACATGGCTGATCGTCCTTTCAATATCTACCCCAATAGCCTTACCCAGATATCTCCACTGGACAAATCTACGAATG AGAAGGACCTGCGCTCAATGGGAGTTCCTCCTAACGGGACGTTTAGTTATGTTTGGAGGCTTACAATAAATGATGGGCCCTTGAAGGGAGACCCCGAGTGTCTGAGTCATCTGTATCAGAGCACCGTCAACCCGGAGAGGGACTTGGCCTCTGGGCTGGTGGGCACCCTGCTCATCTGCAAGCAAGGAGCCATAGACACCAGAGGACGTCTG TTTGGCCCAGATAAAGAGTGGAGCGTGACATTTGCAGTGTTTGACGAAAACAGAAGTTGGTACTTAAACGATAACATGCAGAATTCCAGCAAAAACTCCTACAACACAATGGACCCTGAATTCTACAACTCAAATGTCATTTACA GCGTGAACGGCATCATGTTCAGCGGACGTCAGTTTGCTATTCTTAAAACTGACGTTACCTTCTGGCTCGTGTCATATGTGGGCACCCAGAGTGACTTCCTCTCCGTTTACTTCACTGGAAACCGCTTTCAGTACCAAGGCCTCCACCAGTCAGTCCTCACCCTCTTCCCCATGACTGGAGTGACTCTTACCATGGAACCCGAGGTGATGG GTGAGTGGGAAATCATTGCCTTCGATAGCAGACTGAAAAACCGTGGTATGAGCATTCGTTACTCTGTCCTTCACTCCAGTGCCGGAGACCTCCCTCTAGTCGACCATGACGAGGATGAAGACATTTCTGCATATTTCGATCAGCTCATGCCGAGGAGCAGAAGATCTCATGAAGGCACAGTGATGGTTCAAGAGTGCAAAAACAATACTCAAACAGTAAACACTTCTAGTCTTAATGTCACTGAAACTGAGGGAACTGTAGGACAGTCAGGGACTCAGCCGAAGGAAGTGACTGTGACATCATTGGAAGACGGAGGGATCCCGCTGCATATCTTGGAGGAAATCGACAGAGACGGAGAGTGGACTGAGTCTAAGAATGGGACTGAACCCAGAGGAGAAAGTGGTGGCAGACAGAGAAGACACACTGAAGGCAACTGGACAGATGGAGATATCAGTTCTGGAGCCTCTGAGGATGGAAGTACTGCTATAGAGATTGGAGATCCTACTATGGGAAATGGAACCGACAGCAGTGATGAGGTAAAACAAGAGGAAATAAGTTCACAGAATGGGACAAAGGGGGAGCTTGAAGAGAGCAACGAGATCTTACAGAACATTAATCTGCTGCTGGACAGGAATAATAGAAACACAAATTTAGACGAAATACATCAGAACCACATAACAGCGGCTCTGCAGCCTGTGGAATACAACATCACTGCGGAGAACAATTACACAGCAGGGATTGATCTGTCTCTAGAGTATGACGACTACAGCCAAGAG GTAAAAAGCACAGCAGATGAATTTGGCACAGACTACGTAGATCTGCGctctggagagaagagagatgaaACTTACTACATCGCGGCAGAGGAGATCTCATGGGACTACGGCATCAGAAAACCACATCAGCTCATCAAACCCGG AGAGATGCGTCGTGGGATGAGAAAATTCCTGCCAGAGTATAAGAAAGTTGTGTTTCGAGCCTATTGGGATGAAAAGTTTGAGCGTCCCATAGGCAGAGGAGAGTTCCAGGAACACCTGGGGATCATGGGACCTACTATCAGAGCTGAGATTAATGAACGCTTCACT GTGCTCTTTAAGAACAAGGCATCCAGGCCTTACTCCTTTCATCTTCAAGGAGTCTATGATCATGGCCATGGAGTAGGCATCACCCAAACCCACTCTCCCACAGCTCCAACCGGGGTCCCAGGAGAGCCTGTGCCTCCTGGGGAGGCACGGACCTACAACTGGAGAGTCACCAGAAAGCAAGGGCCGTCTGACAGTGAATTTGATTGCAAAGCAGGAGCTTACTACTCCACTGTGGACAAG GAGAGGGACCTTCATTCAGGTTTGATTGGTCCTCTGGTGATCTGTAAACCCAACACCCTCAATCGTCAGAAAATACAGCCAGACATCCAGGAGTTCTCTCTTCTTTTCCACACATTTGATGAAACTAAGAGCTGGTACATGGAGGAGAACCTGCAGCAGCACTGTGTTCCCCCCTGTCAGGTCGACACTGAGGACCCCTGGTACCACATCAGTAATAAGTTTTCAG CAATAAATGGTTATGTGGCAGAGACACTCCCTGGTCTGTTGGTTGAGCAGCACAAGCAGGTCCGGTGGCACCTCCTGAACGTAGGAGGTGATGGAGAACACCACGCTGTTCACTTCCATGGTTTATCTTTCACTGTTCACACTAAAGTGGCACACCGTATGGGCATCTACAATCTCTTCCctg GGGTGTTTGGCACGGTGGAGATGAGACCACCCACACTTGGCACCTGGCTGGTGGAGTGCAATATAGGAGAGTACCAGCTGGCTGGCATGAGAGCTAAACTTCTGGTCTATAAACAAA GATGTTTGATGCCTCTGGGGATTAAATCAGGACGCATTGAGGATTCCCATATGACAGCATCAGATTATAAAG ATAGCTGGCAGCCAGCACTTGCAAGACTGGATCAGTCCGGTTATATCAACGCCTGGATGGGCAGGAACGATAATTCATGGTTACAG GTGGACCTTCAGAGGCCTACCCTGCTGCATGGTGTGCAGACGCAGGGAGTCAGGGCCAGGCTGAGGGACCACTTCATCAGAATCTTCAGAATTTCCTACAGTCTGGACCAAGAGACCTGGTCCACTTACAGAGGAAACAATACAAAGCAGGCACAT AGATTTCGTGGCAACTTGGACAGctccacagtgacacaaaaccTTTTCATTCCACCCTTTCTGGCTCGCTATGTCAGGATTCATCCAGTAGACTATAAGCAAAGGCCTGCTCTCAGGCTGGAGTTGCTGGGCTGCGATCTAAACA GCTGCTCTCAGTCGTTCGGGCTTCAGAAGCGTGAATTTCTTGACGAACGCTTTAACGCCTCTTCAACTTATTCATCTCTACTGCGTAGCTGGAGCCCCCACTTCGCTCGTCTGCATCTGGAAGGTAGCACCAACGCCTGGAGGCCGGAG AACAACAACCCCCATGAGTGGCTGCAGGTTAACTTGGGGAACGTAAAACGCATCACAGGGGTCATAACGCAAGGAGCCCGATCACTGTTGACCCAAATGATGGTGACAGAGTTCTCTGTCACTGTTAGCCGTGACGGAAGCTCGTGGAGCAGTGTGTTAGAGGAGAGCTCCCAAAGAGAAAAG ATCTTCCCAGGAAACAACAGCCCAGATGAGGAAGCTTTCAATGTATTTGAACCGGCTCTGTTCGGCCAATATCTCCGTATCCACCCCCGGGGCTGGATCAATGGCATCGCCCTGCGCCTCGAGTTGCTGGGCTGTGACACACAGCAGTGA